The Nocardioides marmorisolisilvae genomic interval CCGGTTCGATCGTGACCTGGCGGCGCGGATCAGCGGAGTGCTTGACGGTGCGCCGGTGATCCCGACGATGGCCGGTCACGACGCCGGTGTGCTCTCCGCCGCCGGCATCCCCACCGCGATGCTCTTCGTCCGGAACCCGACCGGGGTGTCGCACTCGCCGGCCGAGCACGCGGAGATGGCCGACTGCCTGGCCGGGGTGACAGCCCTGGCCGACGTCCTGGCGGAGCTGGCTCGGTGAGCGGCCGCTCGTCGTACCTCCTGGAGCACGCGCTGGTCGACGGCGTCGTGCAGGACGACGTCCTGGTCGTGGTGGAGGGCGGCACGATCACCGGGATCGACCACTCGGTGCACCGGATGGGACCACTCGGCGCGCCGGATGGGACCACTCGGCGGATCGGGGGGCTGGTGCTGCCGGGGATGGCGAACTGCCACTCGCACGCGTTCCACCGGGCGCTGCGCGGGCACACCCAGGCGGAGCGCGGCAGCTTCTGGACCTGGCGCGAGCAGATGTACCAGCTGGCCGAGGACCTCACCCCGGACAGCTACTTCGCGCTCGCGCGGCAGGTGTACGCCGAGATGGCCGCCGCGGGCATCACCGCGGTGGGGGAGTTCCACTACCTGCACCACCAGCCCGACGGACGTCCGTACGACGACCCCAACGAGATGGGCCGGGCCCTGCTCGCCGCCGCCGACGACGCAGGTCTGCGCATCCGCCTGCTGGACACCTGCTACGTCGCGGCCGGGCTGGAGCGGGATGGTGCGGCCCGGGCCCCCGAGGGGGTGCAGCGCCGGTTCAGTGACGGCGACGCGACCCGGTGGGCCGAGCGGGTCGAGGCGTTCGGCGACGACCGGGTCGGCGCCGCGATCCACTCGGTGCGGGCGGTGCCTCGAGAGCAGCTCGCGACGGTGGCCGCGTGGGCGGCCGGCCGGCCGCTGCATGTCCACCTGTCCGAGCAGGTCGCCGAGAACGACGACTGCCTCGACGCGCACGGGCTGACCCCTACCCAGCTGCTGGCCGAGGAGGGCGTGCTGGGTCCGATGACCAGCGTCGTGCACGCCACCCATCTGACGTCCACGGACATCGACCTGCTCGGTCAGGCGGGCTGCTTCGCCTGCTTCTGTCCCACCACCGAGCGCGACCTCGCCGACGGGATCGGGCCCTCCCGCGCGTTGGCCGCGGCGGGTGCCCGGCTGACGCTCGGGTCCGACAGCCACGCCGTGATCGACCCCTTCGAGGAGCTGCGCGCCGTGGAGATGCACGAGCGGCTGGCGACCCAGCAGCGTGGACACTGGTCGGCCGCCGAGCTTCTCGAGGCCGGGACCGCGGTCGGTCACGAGTCACTCGGCTTCGCCGACGCCGGGCGGATCGCACCAGGGCAGCGTGCCGAGCTCGTCGTCGTGGACCTGGACACCTGGCGCACCCGTGGTGCCGGGGCGTCCGCCGAGACGGCGGTCTTCGCCGCGACCGCCGCCGACGTCACGGAGGTGCTCCATGGTTGACGCCGGTGCCGCGGAGCTGTGGACCGGCATCGGCGAGCTCGTCACCAACGACCCGTCCGTCGACGGCACCGCGCTCGGCGTGCTCACCAACGCCGCCCTGGTGGTCGCGGGCGGTCGCGTGGTCTGGGCGGGGCCCCGCACCCAGGCGCCGGCCGCCGACCTGGCCCGCGACCTCGGTGGCCGCGCCGTCGTCCCCGGCTTCGTCGACTCGCACTCCCACCTGGTCTTCGCGGGCGACCGGTCCGGCGAGTTCGCCGCTCGGATGAGCGGCCAGCCGTACGCCGCAGGCGGGATCCGCACCACCGTCGCCGCCACCCGCGCGGCCAGCGACGAGCAGCTCGGGGCGAACCTGGCCCGCCATGTCGCCGAGATGCGTCGGCAGGGCACCACGACAGTGGAGGTCAAGAGCGGCTACGGGCTGACCGTGCTGGACGAGGCCCGGAGCCTCGCCATCGCCCGGGAGCTCACGCCGGAGACGACCTACCTCGGTGCACACGTCGTGCCGGAGGGCACCACGGCGGAGGAGTACGTCGACCTGGTGACCGGACCGATGCTCGACCGGGCCGCGCCGTACGCGAAGTGGGTCGACGTGTTCTGCGAGGCCGGTGCCTTCGACGCGGACCAGGCCCTGGCCGTGCTACGTGCCGGAGTCGCCCACGGCCTGCAGCCCCGGGTGCACGCCAACCAGCTGGGTCCGGGCCCCGGGATCGGCGTCGCCTGCGAGGTCGCGGCGGCGAGCGCCGACCACTGCACCTTCGCGACCGACGAGGACCTGGCGAACCTCGCCGACGCCGGGGTCGTGGCGACCCTGCTGCCGGGGGTCGAGTTCAGCACCCGGTCGCCGTACCCCGACGCGCGTCGGTTCCTGGCGGCCGGCGTCACCGTCGCGCTCGCCACCGACTGCAACCCTGGGTCGTGCTACACCAGCTCGATGCCGTTCTGCATCGCCGTCGCGGTGCGCGACATGCGGATGACCCCGGCGGAGGCGCTGTGGTCGGCCACGGCAGGCGGTGCCGCGGCGCTTCGCCGCCACGACGTCGGCCGGCTCACGGTCGGTGCGCGCGCCGACTTCGCAGTGCTGGACGCACCGTCGTACGTTCACCTTGCGTACCGGCCGGGGGTGCCATTGGTGTCGGAGACGCACCTGGCGCCCGCGCCACTCGATTTGGGGGACGAATGACCGGTGTGCTGCGCCGTTCCCCGGTGGCAGGATTCCGGAGACCACTGGAGAAAGAGGATAAACATGCGTCGTGGAACCATTGCGGCCGTCGTCGCCCTGACGGCCGCGCTCATGCTCAGCGGATGTGGCTCGAGCTCGCTCAATGACACCGGCCAGCACAAGTCGACGGTCACCAGCAGTGTGAACAAGGCTGCTGCGGCGATGGTGCCGAAGGCGATCAAGGACAAGGGCACGTTGGTCGTCGGGTCGGACGCCAGCTACGCGCCCAGCGAGTTCCTGGCCGGCGACGGCACCACCGTCGAGGGCTTCGACGTCGACCTGTTCAACGCGGTGGCCAAGACCCTGGGCCTGAAGGCGACCTACCAGAACGCCAAGTTCGGCTCGATCATCTCCGGTGTCAACAGTGGCAAGTTCGACATCGGAGTGTCGAGCTTCTCGATCGACGCCGACCGCGAGAAGTCGGCGACGATGGTCAGCTACTTCTCCGCCGGCACGCTGTGGGCGGTGGCCTCGGGCAACCCGAAGAAGATCGACCCCACCAAGCCCTGCGGGATCAGGGTCGCGGTGCAGTCGAGCACCACCCAGTCGCTCGACCAGCTGCCGCCGTTGGTGAAGGCCTGCCAGAAGGCCGGGAAGCCCACCCACGTCGACTCCTACGACCAGCAGAACCAGGCCACCGCAGCGGTGGTGTCCGGCAAGGACGACGCCATGCTGGCCGACTCGCCGGTGATCGCCTACGCGGTCAAGCAGTCGAAGGGCAAGCTCGAAGCCGTCGGGAGCATCTTCGCCTCCGCGCCCTACGGCTACGTGCTGCCGAAGAGCGAGACGGACTTCGGCAAGGCGATCGTGGCCGCGTTGAAGGTCCTCCAGTCCAACGGTGAGTACGAGAAGATCCTCAAGAGCTGGGGCGTCGAGCAGGGCGCGATCAGCGACTTCGTGGTCAACCCGCCCGCGACGAGCTGATGTCCGACACCGACACGCGGCTGGCTCCCGGGGCATCCCCCGGGGGCCAGCCGGAGCGGCCGGGGGCCATCGACGCCGTCCCGGTCCGGCACCCGTGGCGCTGGGTGGCTGTCGCGGTCCTCCTGGTGCTCCTCGCGAAGGTCCTCGGCATCGTGGTCGGGAACCCCGCCTTCGACTGGAGCTTCATCGGCCAGGCGATGATCCAGAGCCCGGTCATCCGAGGCCTGCTGCTGGGCACGCTCCTGGGCACCGTCTGCGCGATGGTCGGGTCCGTGATCCTCGGAGTGATCCTCGCGGTCATGCGGCTATCGGAGAACAAGGTTCTCTCGATCCTCGCCTGGGGCTACATCTGGTTCTTCCGCGCGATCCCCCGGTACGTGCTGCTGTTCATGATGGGCGCGATCGGCGCCCTATGGCCCGACAACAAGGGCGGGCTGAGCCTGGGCGTGCCCTTCGGGCCGGACATCATGCACGCGTTGGGCTTCAGCGGGAAGCTGACCTTCCTCAACCTCGATGCCAACCATCTCTTCTCCGGGCTGGTGGGCGGCATCATCGGGCTGATCCTCTCCGAGGCGGCCTACATGGCCGAGATCGCGCGCGCGGGCATCCTGTCGGTCGATGACGGCCAGCGCGAGGCGGCGTGTGCGCTGGGCATGTCCAACGGGCTGGCGATGCGCCGCGTCGTACTGCCGCAGGCGATGCGGGTGATCGTGCCGCCGACCGGCAACGAGACCATCGCGATGCTCAAGGACACCGTGCTGATGACCGCGATCCCGGTCAACAGCGAGCTCTTCTTCCAACTCAGCCAGATCGGGGCCCGGACGTTTCAGGCATGGGGTACGGCGGTCGCCGCAGTGATCTGGTACCTCATCATCTGCAGCATCCTGATGTACGTGCAGATGCACGTGGAGCGGTACTTCGGCCGGGGGTTCGGCGGTCGACCCCCGGGCGGGACGCAGGGCTTTCGAGCGAAGATGCTCGGCCTCAGTGGAGGGATGTCGAGATGAACGAGATGCCGCTGGTGCACGCGGTCAACGTGCACAAGGCCTTCCACGGCAATGAGGTGCTCAAGGGCATCGACTTCGACGTCGAGGCCGGCGAGGTGGTCTGCCTCGTCGGCCCGTCGGGATCGGGCAAGACGACCTTCCTGCGGTGCATCAACCAGCTCGAGGACATCGATGCCGGCCGGATCTGGGTTGACGGGGACCTCGCGGGCTACCAGGAGAAGGGCGGTCGGCTGCACCGGTTGACGGACAAGGCGCTCGCGGCGCAGCGTCGCGAGATCGGGATGGTATTCCAGCGCTTCAACCTCTTCCCCCACATGACTGCCCTGGAGAATGTGATGGAGGCGCCGGTCAGGGTCAAGGGCGTCGCCAGGGACGCGGCCCGCAGCCGTGGTCTCGAGCTCCTCGCGCGCGTCGGCCTGAGTGACCGGTGCGAGCACTATCCGGCGCAGCTCTCCGGCGGCCAGCAGCAACGCGTGGCGATCGCGCGGGCCCTCGCCATGGACCCGAAGCTGATGCTCTTCGACGAGCCCACCTCCGCGCTCGACCCGGAGCTCGTCGGGGAGGTGCTCAGCGTGATGCGCGAACTGGCCCAGGCGGGGATGACGATGATCGTGGTCACCCACGAGATGGGGTTCGCCCGCGACGTCGCCGACAAGGTCGTGTTCATGGACGGTGGGGTCGTGGTGGAGCAGGGCGATCCGCGTGAGGTGATCAACAACCCCCAGCACGAGCGGACGAAGAGCTTCCTCTCGCGCATCCGCGAGGAGAACGACGAGTACGCCGCGGCGCTGCAGGAACGCACTGCAGCGGAGCAGGTCTGAGAAGCCGTCTGCAGCCGGTGGTGCCCATCTGAGGTAGGGCCGGGACGAAGCTAGGTCAAGCGTCCGATGGCCCGCCCTACCTCAGGGGGCGAACCTCGAGTCAACGACGATTCGAGGAGTTCGGCGATGAGCATGAGCATGAACAGTGAGCAGGTCCTCCGCTCCGAGATCAATTACCGGATGGAGCAGGGCCAAGGTCGTCCGGGGAGCCGGCTGAGCAGCTGGGCCCGGGCGGAGGGCAGGTCGGAGACGCTGGTGCGCCGCGGCTGGCGACGGGTGCGGCCGACGAGCGGGCCGGCCTGTTGAGCACGACTGCTCCGCTCTCCGCGCCCGACGCGGACCTGTCGGTGGCCCTTGGCATGATGGGCGACGTGTGGGCCGAGCGGAGCAGGACCGTCGGGCTCTTCGGGCGCGACCGCGAGCTTGCCGAGATGCGCGAGCTGGTCGGCGGAGCTGTGCCCCGATCGGCCGCACTGGTGGTCTCCGGGGACGCCGGGGTCGGCAAGACCAGGCTGCTCGGGGAGTTCGTCGACCGGCTCGACCGCGACGGCTGGCGGGTGCTGCTCGGCCACTGCCTCGACTTCGGTGACACCGCGATGCCCTACCTGCCCTTCACCGAGATGCTGCGACGTCTCGACCAGGTGGAGCCGGCGCTGGCCGCCGAGCTGGCCGCCGCCCACCCCGCGCTGGCCCAGCTGAGCCGCACCCAGCGCGGCTCCGACACCCCCAGCGACGGCCTCGACCGGGCCGAGATCTTCGCCTCGATGCACGCCTGCCTGGAGGACCTCGCCGGTCGGGGGCCCGTCGCGGTGCTCGTCGAGGACATGCACTGGGCCGACCCGTCGTCCCGCGACCTGGTGAGCTTCCTGCTGGCTCGTGGGTTCAGCGGACCCGTGGCGCTGATCGCCACCTACCGCTCCGACGACCTGCACCGTCGCCACCCGCTGCGCCGTACCGTCACCGAGTGGATGCGGCTGCCGGGCCTCAGGCGCATCCAGCTCGGCCCGTTGGGCGGACCCGACGTGCGCCGGATGATCGGCGCGATCATCGGCGGTGCCGAGGTGACCGAGTACGCCACCGACGTCGAGCGCATCGTGCACCGCGCCGACGGCAACCCGTTCTACGTCGAGGAGCTGGTCAGTGCCTTCCTCAGCGGCGGCTGGCAGCTGCCCGAGGACCTCGCCGACCTGCTCCTGGTCCGCCTCGACCGCCTCGACGAGCGGGCCCGGACCCTGGTGCGTGAGGCCTCGGTGGCCGGCCAGCGGGTGCCGCACGACCTGCTGGCGGCGGTGACCAGCCTGTCGGAGGCCGACCTCGACGCGTCGTTGCGGTCGGCGCTCGACCAGCACGTGCTGATCCGGTCGGGCGACCGGGCCTACATGTTCCGGCACGCCCTGCTCGGTGAGGCGGTGTACGACGACCTGCTCCCCGGCGAGCGGCTCCGCCTCCACAAGGCCTACGCCGCCGCGATCCGCAACCGGGTCGGCGGCGCCAGCCCGGCGGCGCTCGCCCGGCACGCGCACGCCTCCCACGACCTCCCGACGGCCCTGCTGGCGAGCATCGATGCGGGTCGCAAGGCGCTGGTCTCCGGCGGTCCCGACGAGTCCGCCCGGCACTTCCAGACGGCGCTGGAGATCTACGACCGTGCCGCCCGCGAGATGGACGACCCGCCGGACCTCGCCGAGCTGGTCAGCGAGACGAGCGAGGCGATGGCTGTCTCGGGCCACCCGCTGCGGGCCCTCGGGATGGTCTCCGAGCAACTCGCCGAGCTCCCCGCCGACGCATCCGCGACCAGCCGGGCGCGGTTGCTGCTCGCGATCGCCGAGGCTGCGCTGGTCACCGAGTCGCAGGTCGACCTGATGGAGGTGACCACCGAGGGCCTGGCGCTCGTGGGCGAGGCGCCGAGCAGTCTGAGGGCCAAGCTGCTCGCGGCCAGGGCCTGGGCCCACATCATCGTCAGCGACTTCGCCAGTGCCCGCGCCACCGCCGACGAGGCGCTGGAGATGGCCAGCAAGCTGCAGCTCCCCGCACTCGCGGCCGACGTCCGGCTGATCCTGACCCGGCTCAGCACCTTCGACGACTTCGGTGCCACCGCACGGGCCGAGCTCAAGGAGTCGGTCGCGGAGGCGCAGCGGCGCGGGGACTTCGAGGGGCAGCTGGTGGCGCTGTTCCGACTCGGCATCGTGCACTACGAGTACGCCGAGCACGACGCCGCTCGGGAGGCCTGGACCCAGGCGGCCGAGCTCGCCACGCGGCACGGCCGGCCGTGGTCGCCGTACGGCTTCGACGCCCGGCTCCGAGCGGCCATGGTGGCGCAGGTGACCGGCGAGTGGGACGAGGCGCTGCGCATCGTCGACGCCTCCGGGGAGTCACCGCCGTCCACGCTGCGCGCCCTGCTCACCAGCGTCGAGCTGCTCGTCGCCGCCGGACGGGGCGACACTGCCGCGCTGCTGCGCTTTCCCGCGGTGCGCGAGCGGTGGCGGCGAGACGGGTTGATCGCGATCCTGAGTGGGGCGGCGGCCATCGACCTGGTCGGCGCCCGCGACGGGCATGTCGGCGCGATGGCGACCTACCAGGACGTCGTGGACGTGATGAGCAGCATGTGGGAGCCGGCCTTCCAGGCACGGGTCCGGATGGCCGCGCTGACCCTCGGCCACCTCGTGGCGGCGACCCCGGCGACACCGTCCGCGGACCGTGCCGTGCTGCTCGCGGAGGCCGACCGTCTGGTTGCCGACGCCGACCTGGTCATCGACACCCTCAACGAGCGGGGTCGTCCCTTCGGCGTCGAAGGTCAGGCCTGGCTGTCCCGGGTCGCCGCCGAGCGCCAGCATCTCGGTTGGCTGTGCGGCACCGAGACCGACGTCGAGGCGCTCATCGAGGCCTGGCGGACCAACGTCGCGCACTTCGAGGCGTTCGGCGAGGTCCACGAGATCGCTCGGGCGCAGGCCCGACTCGCCGTCGTGCTCCGGGCCGCGGGTCGCGCCGACGAGGCCCGGGCGATCGCCGAGAAGGCCCGCCGGGCGGCGTCCCGGCTCGGCGCGCGTCCGCTGCTGACCGAGCTCGCCTCCTTCGAGAGCCGCGCCAACGGCGCCGACCGCTCGGCAGAGCTGACCCCGCGCGAGCGGGAGATCCTCGGCCTGGTGGCGCAGGGCCGCACGAACGGCGAGGTCGCGCGCCAACTGTTCATCTCGACCAAGACCGTCAGCGTGCACGTCTCGAACATCCTCGCCAAGCTGGGCGCCTCGGGTCGCACCGAGGCGGCGGCGATCGCGCGCCGCGAGCAGCTGCTCTAGCGACCCCTGCTCCGCGACGACAGCCCCGACCGCACGGCAACCGCCTCCTGAAATTCAACTGAACGGGGTTCAACAAGGGCCGCCGTACTCGTAGTATGGACGCCGCGGGGGATGAGCCGAGGAGGGTCGATGACCACGACCGAGGAACGCATGGCGCGGATGGCGCTGCCCGTCGCGACCCAACGGCGAGCGGCCGTCGATCCCAGCACGCTGCCGCCGGGGCCCGGCTGGCCCACCATCCTGCAGAGCATCGGCCTGCTCCGGTTCCGGCACGCGTTCATCCCCTGGATGCACCGCAGGTACGGCGACACCTTCACGATCCGGGTGCTGCCACAGCGCCGCTACGTGGTGGTCTTCCACCGTCCCGAGCACGTCAAGGAGATCTTCGCCGGCGACCCGGAGGTCTTCCACGCAGGCAAGGGCAACGCGATCCTGGGGCCGGTGATGGGCGAGCACTCCCTGCTCCTGGTCGACAGTGCGCAGCACAAGCGCGCCCGCAAGATGCTGATGCCCGCGTTCAACGCCAGCGCGATCCGCAGCTACCGCTCGGTGGTGACCGGGCTGGCCAAGGCGGAGGTGGCGAGCTGGCGTGAAGGGGTGCCGTTCGCCTCTCTGGAGCGGATGAACGCGCTGACCCTCGAGGTGATCCTCCAGGTGGTCTTCGGGGTGACCGACGAGCGCCGCCTCGGTGAGCTGCGGCCGTTGGTCAACCGCACCGTCAATGTCAGCCCGGCCGTCTTCCTCGGCTACAACTTCGCCCGGCTGCAGAAGCTTGGGCCGTGGCGCCGGGCGATCGAGAACCAGGTCGAGCTCGACCGGGTGATCCACGCCGAGATCACCGACCGCCGCACTCGTACCGACCTCGACGAGCGCTCGGACGTGCTCTCCCGGCTGCTCCTGGTGCGCGACGAGACCACCGGCGAGGGCCTGGCCGACGATGAGCTCCGTGACCAGCTGGTGACGCTGCTGCTCGCCGGCCACGAGACCACCGCGACGGCGCTGTCGTGGGCACTGCACGAGATCGGCAAGGACGCGGCGGTGGCCCAGCGGGCGCGGCAAGCCGCCAGCGAGGGCGACGACGAGCACCTCGAGGCGGTGCTCAAGGAGGCGATGCGGCTGCATCCGGTGATCCCGATGGTGGTGCGCCACCTGATGGCACCGGCGACCGTGGCCGGCATCGACCTCCCGCGCGGGGCCAACGTCGCCGCGTCGATCATCCTCGCCCACGAGAGCGAGGAGAGCCACCCCGACCACCTCGCCTTCCGGCCCGAGCGGTTCCTCGAGGGCGAGGTGCACCCGAACACCTGGATCCCCTTCGGCGGCGGTGTGCGACGCTGCATCGGCGCCGGCTTCTCGCTGATGGAGGGGGTGGCCGTGCTGCGCGAGGTGCTCACCACGTACGACGTCACGCTGCCGGCCGGCGAGCCCGCCGAGCGACCCAAGGTCCGCAACATCACCAGCGTCCCGCGCCGGGGCGCGCGCATCGTCGTACGCCGTCGCTGACCGCCCCGGCGTCGCCGAACAGGCCCCTCGTAGGCTCCTCGTGTGAAGCTCGAACGCAAGCACGCGCTCTTCCTGCTGGCCGTGGGCGTCTGGAACTGGCTGACCTATGCCCGGTTCACCAAGGCGCTGATCGACACGCCGGAGGACCGCCCCACCGGCTACTACGTCGCGCACTCGATCCTGATCGTGGTCAACGTGGTGATCGGCGGCGTCCTCGGCGCCTGGGGCATCAAGGCGCTCCGCGGCAGGACCCGCGACCAGCTCAGCTGAGCCGCTCGCGCACCTGGCCGTCGGTGAGGCCGAAGTCGGCCAGGGCGTAGGAGTGTCGCGGCGCCCGGACGCCCGAGCGGGAGGCGACAAGCTCGGCCTCGATCGCGGCGCGGACCGAGTCGCCCCACGGCAGTCCTGCGGCGGCGTACAGCCCCTGCACGGTGCCGACCGGGTCGGTCATGAGGTCGGCGTAGGCGACGTCGACGAACGCGCCGGGTCGCTCGCTCCGCGTCCTGAGGTAGGCCTCGTGCTCGCGGACGAGGAGGTCGAGCTGGGTGCGACCGATGGCGTCGCCGACGAATGCGGTCGAGGTGCCGCGGGTCGATGCCTCGGCCAACGAGCACATCGAGGCCACACAGGTCACCGGGTCACGGTGGGTGACCACCACCACGGCATCGGGATAGACGTCGAGCAGTGCGTCCAGGGCCATCAAGTGGCTCGGGTTCTTCAGGATCCAGCGCTTCTCCGCGTCGTTGAGGCCGATCAGCTGCAGCAGTCGGCGGTGCCGCCGGTAGGCCGGCGCCCAGTCGGCCCCCTGCAGCCACTCCGAGTACGCCGGCACCAGCGCCTGGGTCTCGAACGCCGCCGACGTCCCGACCTGCTGGAGCAGCCGCCAGCACTCCTCGTGGCTGGCCGCGTCGGAGTAGTGCAGCCCGGCGAGCTCGGGATGGGCCTCGTGGAACGCGTGGTAGCCCGTCTGCATCGCGGTGAAGATCGGGTCATCGTCCCAGCGCTCCCGCGGTGGCCGGGGCTGCGGCAGGTCGGCGAGCCACTGCTCCAGCCCCTGGTGTGCCGGGTCGGCGGTGAGCAGTCGCTGCAGCAGCGTCGTACCCGACCGGGGCAGGCCGGTGACCACGACCGGCCGCTCGACGGGCACCTGAGCACTGGTCGGGTTCGCTGCGAAGCCCTGCTCGGCCATCAACCGCGCGACCAGCAGCCCTTTCAGGCCGCCGCGCGCCCGGTGGTTGCCCGCGGGGGTGAGGCCGGCGGCCCCGCGGTAGTCCTCGAGCAGGACTCGCAGCCCCTCCTCGTGCTGGTCGCCGCCGAAGTCGGAGAGCCCGGTGGCCCGGACGGCGGCGGTGACGATCTCGTCGTAGCTGCCGACCGACTCACGCTCCCGCATGGAACTCCCCGCAGTCGACGTTGAGGATCTGACCGGTCACCGCGGAGGCCAGGTCGGAGGCGAGGAACAGGGTCGCCCGGGCCACCTCGTCGGGTGTGGCGAGCCGCTTCAGGTCGGTGGGCTCGGCCTTCTGCCGGTAGATCTCCTCGTGGGTGGTGCCGGCCTCCTGCGCCAACCAGTCGAAGTAGGCCTTGTTGACGTCCTCGTAGATGTACGACGGCGCCACGCTGTTCACCCGGATCCCGCGTGGACCCAGCTCGGTGGCCAGCGAGGAGGCCAGGTGGGCCAGGGTGCCCTTGGACAGCTTGTAGCCGGCGTACTCCGGCTGGGAGCTGTAGATGACGCAGGAGTTGACCATGATGATCGACCCCCGCGCCTCGGCGAGGGCGTCGGCGAAGATCGA includes:
- a CDS encoding formimidoylglutamate deiminase, translating into MSGRSSYLLEHALVDGVVQDDVLVVVEGGTITGIDHSVHRMGPLGAPDGTTRRIGGLVLPGMANCHSHAFHRALRGHTQAERGSFWTWREQMYQLAEDLTPDSYFALARQVYAEMAAAGITAVGEFHYLHHQPDGRPYDDPNEMGRALLAAADDAGLRIRLLDTCYVAAGLERDGAARAPEGVQRRFSDGDATRWAERVEAFGDDRVGAAIHSVRAVPREQLATVAAWAAGRPLHVHLSEQVAENDDCLDAHGLTPTQLLAEEGVLGPMTSVVHATHLTSTDIDLLGQAGCFACFCPTTERDLADGIGPSRALAAAGARLTLGSDSHAVIDPFEELRAVEMHERLATQQRGHWSAAELLEAGTAVGHESLGFADAGRIAPGQRAELVVVDLDTWRTRGAGASAETAVFAATAADVTEVLHG
- the hutI gene encoding imidazolonepropionase; the encoded protein is MVDAGAAELWTGIGELVTNDPSVDGTALGVLTNAALVVAGGRVVWAGPRTQAPAADLARDLGGRAVVPGFVDSHSHLVFAGDRSGEFAARMSGQPYAAGGIRTTVAATRAASDEQLGANLARHVAEMRRQGTTTVEVKSGYGLTVLDEARSLAIARELTPETTYLGAHVVPEGTTAEEYVDLVTGPMLDRAAPYAKWVDVFCEAGAFDADQALAVLRAGVAHGLQPRVHANQLGPGPGIGVACEVAAASADHCTFATDEDLANLADAGVVATLLPGVEFSTRSPYPDARRFLAAGVTVALATDCNPGSCYTSSMPFCIAVAVRDMRMTPAEALWSATAGGAAALRRHDVGRLTVGARADFAVLDAPSYVHLAYRPGVPLVSETHLAPAPLDLGDE
- a CDS encoding ABC transporter substrate-binding protein, translated to MRRGTIAAVVALTAALMLSGCGSSSLNDTGQHKSTVTSSVNKAAAAMVPKAIKDKGTLVVGSDASYAPSEFLAGDGTTVEGFDVDLFNAVAKTLGLKATYQNAKFGSIISGVNSGKFDIGVSSFSIDADREKSATMVSYFSAGTLWAVASGNPKKIDPTKPCGIRVAVQSSTTQSLDQLPPLVKACQKAGKPTHVDSYDQQNQATAAVVSGKDDAMLADSPVIAYAVKQSKGKLEAVGSIFASAPYGYVLPKSETDFGKAIVAALKVLQSNGEYEKILKSWGVEQGAISDFVVNPPATS
- a CDS encoding amino acid ABC transporter permease, with protein sequence MSDTDTRLAPGASPGGQPERPGAIDAVPVRHPWRWVAVAVLLVLLAKVLGIVVGNPAFDWSFIGQAMIQSPVIRGLLLGTLLGTVCAMVGSVILGVILAVMRLSENKVLSILAWGYIWFFRAIPRYVLLFMMGAIGALWPDNKGGLSLGVPFGPDIMHALGFSGKLTFLNLDANHLFSGLVGGIIGLILSEAAYMAEIARAGILSVDDGQREAACALGMSNGLAMRRVVLPQAMRVIVPPTGNETIAMLKDTVLMTAIPVNSELFFQLSQIGARTFQAWGTAVAAVIWYLIICSILMYVQMHVERYFGRGFGGRPPGGTQGFRAKMLGLSGGMSR
- a CDS encoding amino acid ABC transporter ATP-binding protein, with protein sequence MNEMPLVHAVNVHKAFHGNEVLKGIDFDVEAGEVVCLVGPSGSGKTTFLRCINQLEDIDAGRIWVDGDLAGYQEKGGRLHRLTDKALAAQRREIGMVFQRFNLFPHMTALENVMEAPVRVKGVARDAARSRGLELLARVGLSDRCEHYPAQLSGGQQQRVAIARALAMDPKLMLFDEPTSALDPELVGEVLSVMRELAQAGMTMIVVTHEMGFARDVADKVVFMDGGVVVEQGDPREVINNPQHERTKSFLSRIREENDEYAAALQERTAAEQV
- a CDS encoding helix-turn-helix transcriptional regulator, with product MSTTAPLSAPDADLSVALGMMGDVWAERSRTVGLFGRDRELAEMRELVGGAVPRSAALVVSGDAGVGKTRLLGEFVDRLDRDGWRVLLGHCLDFGDTAMPYLPFTEMLRRLDQVEPALAAELAAAHPALAQLSRTQRGSDTPSDGLDRAEIFASMHACLEDLAGRGPVAVLVEDMHWADPSSRDLVSFLLARGFSGPVALIATYRSDDLHRRHPLRRTVTEWMRLPGLRRIQLGPLGGPDVRRMIGAIIGGAEVTEYATDVERIVHRADGNPFYVEELVSAFLSGGWQLPEDLADLLLVRLDRLDERARTLVREASVAGQRVPHDLLAAVTSLSEADLDASLRSALDQHVLIRSGDRAYMFRHALLGEAVYDDLLPGERLRLHKAYAAAIRNRVGGASPAALARHAHASHDLPTALLASIDAGRKALVSGGPDESARHFQTALEIYDRAAREMDDPPDLAELVSETSEAMAVSGHPLRALGMVSEQLAELPADASATSRARLLLAIAEAALVTESQVDLMEVTTEGLALVGEAPSSLRAKLLAARAWAHIIVSDFASARATADEALEMASKLQLPALAADVRLILTRLSTFDDFGATARAELKESVAEAQRRGDFEGQLVALFRLGIVHYEYAEHDAAREAWTQAAELATRHGRPWSPYGFDARLRAAMVAQVTGEWDEALRIVDASGESPPSTLRALLTSVELLVAAGRGDTAALLRFPAVRERWRRDGLIAILSGAAAIDLVGARDGHVGAMATYQDVVDVMSSMWEPAFQARVRMAALTLGHLVAATPATPSADRAVLLAEADRLVADADLVIDTLNERGRPFGVEGQAWLSRVAAERQHLGWLCGTETDVEALIEAWRTNVAHFEAFGEVHEIARAQARLAVVLRAAGRADEARAIAEKARRAASRLGARPLLTELASFESRANGADRSAELTPREREILGLVAQGRTNGEVARQLFISTKTVSVHVSNILAKLGASGRTEAAAIARREQLL
- a CDS encoding cytochrome P450: MTTTEERMARMALPVATQRRAAVDPSTLPPGPGWPTILQSIGLLRFRHAFIPWMHRRYGDTFTIRVLPQRRYVVVFHRPEHVKEIFAGDPEVFHAGKGNAILGPVMGEHSLLLVDSAQHKRARKMLMPAFNASAIRSYRSVVTGLAKAEVASWREGVPFASLERMNALTLEVILQVVFGVTDERRLGELRPLVNRTVNVSPAVFLGYNFARLQKLGPWRRAIENQVELDRVIHAEITDRRTRTDLDERSDVLSRLLLVRDETTGEGLADDELRDQLVTLLLAGHETTATALSWALHEIGKDAAVAQRARQAASEGDDEHLEAVLKEAMRLHPVIPMVVRHLMAPATVAGIDLPRGANVAASIILAHESEESHPDHLAFRPERFLEGEVHPNTWIPFGGGVRRCIGAGFSLMEGVAVLREVLTTYDVTLPAGEPAERPKVRNITSVPRRGARIVVRRR
- a CDS encoding SCO4848 family membrane protein — its product is MKLERKHALFLLAVGVWNWLTYARFTKALIDTPEDRPTGYYVAHSILIVVNVVIGGVLGAWGIKALRGRTRDQLS